CTGGCAGCCATTCATCTTGGAGAAAAGAACCGGGATAGTGCTGAGGGGATTCTGGGAAACGCGGCAACGCTGCTGCTCATTCTGTCGGTGGTGCTTACCGCTTTCTTTCTGATCTTTCAGCGGCCGCTGCTCATGGCTTTTGGCGCCAGTGAAAACACCATTGAGCATGCGCTTCAATACATGACGATCTATTTGTGCGGAACCATTTTTGTGATGGCGACCTTGGGTTTGAACTCTTTTATCAATACACAGGGCTTCGCAAAAACCGGTATGCTGACTGTACTCATCGGCGCGGTGCTGAATATTATTCTGGACCCGGTTTTTATTTTTGTATTTGGCATGGGCGTTCGGGGCGCCGCACTGGCAACCATTCTTTCACAGGCGGTTTCGGCCATCTGGGTCTGCCGTTTTTTGATAGGCAAAAAAACCACCATCAAAATTAAGCCTTCCAGAATGCGTCTTAAAAAAGAGTACGTGGTGGGGATCATTTCTCTTGGTATATCGCCTTTTATCATGCAGTCCACCGAGAGTCTGCTTAACATTACCCTGAACGCCTCACTTCAGTTTTACGGCGGGGACCTGGCTGTGGGCGCTATGACCATAATCGGCAGTATTTCCCAGCTGGGACTTATGCCGCTCATGGGACTGACCCAGGGTGGGCAGCCCATTATTTCTTATAATTATGGAGCCAGAAACTACGATCGTGTGCGCAAGGCCTACCATCTGATGATTGCAGCCAGCTTTACACTTTCCATGATAATCTGGGCCATTGTGGAATTTTTTCCAGAGGTGGTCATCGCTATCTTTACAACCGACCCGCAGCTCTCCAGCCTGACGGTCTGGGCGATCCGCATTTTCATGATGTGCATCGGTATTATGGGGTTGCAGACCGGATGCCAGCAGACCTTCCTGTCACTGGGACAGGCCAAGGTTTCGGTCTTTCTGGCCATGCTGCGAAAATTAATTTTGCTGATTCCGCTGATTTTGATTATCCCCCGGGTGACAGGCCTTGGAATGACCGGGGTTTTTCTGGCACAGCCCATTGCGGATTTTATTGCGGTGGTATCAACAGTGGCCGTGTTTGCCGTGAAGATAAGGAAGATTATCCCGAGGCCAGCCAAAACAGCTTAAATCCATTAAGCATAGCATAAAGATTTTGTTAAGATGGCCGTGGATGTACGCAATCTGTGGTATAATATCCTACAACTTCTATATTTAAAGGAAAAGGAAAATGAAAAAAGGAAAAAAAGCCTTCTGGACAGTCGTGGTGGCCGTAGTGGTCGTTCTCGCGATTCTTTTGTCCCTCAACCATTTTTACGTAGACTATCTCTGGTTTAGTGAAATGGGTTATCTCAACGTCTTTTTTAAGGAGCTGGTCACTAAAGCGCAGATCGGTGCACCGGTATTTGTGGTGCTGCTGGTGCTGCTCTTCTTCTACCTGAAATTCTTAAAAAAGATTTCGGAACGTTACCTGGGTATTACCCAGGCAGTGCGAACAAAACGGGAAAAAACCATTGGTGCAGTACTGTCAGTGGTGGCAGCGGCTGTAATTACCGGTTTTATAGCGAACAGCCTGTGGTCTGAAATTCTTCAGTTTACCAATGCCACGGATTTCGGCTCGACAGACCCGCTGTTTGGAAAGGACCTGTCCTTTTACTTCTTTACACTGCCGTTATTAAAGGGCGCTTATGGTGTGGTCATGACCTGCTTCTTTGGCATGGTCATTCTGACGCTTTTGTATACTGTTTTTGTCATGTACCGGGAAAAAGATTTTCGGATTCAGACAGCCCAGAGTATGGACGATTTTAAGAGCGGCGCCAAGGATATTTTTACCACTTTTCTGACCCTGGCCTCCAAGCAGATTGGCGTATTTTTGGGAATATTTTTCCTGCTTCTGGCTTTCAGCAGCTTTATCAGCCGTTATGAAATGCTCTATGGCGGAACGGGAATGGTCTACGGAGCGGGCGCTTCGGATATCACCATTGGCATGAAGGTGCTTTATGTGAAGATTGCCCTGTGTCTGGTTCTGGCGGTTACCTCTGTGATTGCGGGATTCCGCAAGAATTACAAGATGATGGTAGCCGGTCCGGTGCTTCTGATTATCGTGGCTCTTCTGGGCGGCGTGGGACAGGCAGCTTACGAATACCTGTCGGTTGTGCCAAACCAATATACAAAGGAAGCACCTTACATTGAAAAGAATATCGCCAGTACGCAAAAGGCTTATGGCCTGGATAAGGTAACCATCAAGGATTTTTCACCGACCCAGAGCATTACCGCCCAGGATATTCAGGAAAATGAAGCGACCATCAGCAATATCCCCATCAATGATCAGAAGCCAACCAAGGATATGTACAATTCCCTGCAGGGGATCAGAAACTATTATAAGTTTTACGACGTGGATGTGGACCGTTATTTTGTAGACGGCAAATATACCCAGGTATTCCTGGGAACGCGTGAAATGGAAAATTCGGCTCTGCCGGATGATGCGAAAACCTGGGTGAACCAGCACCTGAAATATACCCACGGCTTTGGTGTTGCCATGTCACCTGTAAATAAAACCAATTCTGTAGGGCAGCCAGAGCTTATCGTCAAGGACATTCCGCCTGTGACAGATACCCAGAGCCTTGAAATCGAACAGCCAAGGGTTTACTTCGGTGAAGGGGATTACAAATATGTGGTCACCAACGCGGCTAATCCGGAATTTGACTATCCGGAAGGGGATGACAATAAAGAGACCTATTACGAAGGCACTGGCGGTATTAAGCTGTCACTGCTTAACCGACTCTCCTTTGCCTTGTATTACGGTTCTCCTGAGATGCTGCTGACCAGTGAAATTACCTCAGACAGTAAAATTCTCATCAACCGGAATGTGATGGATCGAGTGTCCAAGCTCGCGCCGTTCTTAGAGTATGACAACAAGCCTTACATGGCGCTGGCGGATGGCAAGCAGTACTGGATTGTGGATGGTTTTACCACCAGTAGCAAGTACCCATACGCCCAGCCTTATGACAAAACCACAGGCAAGAACTATATCAAAAACCCTGTAAAGGTAGTGGTGGACGCCTACAATGGTGACGTCACCTTCTATAAGGTAGACGATGAGCCTGTGCTTGAAACTTATAGCAAGATTTTCCCGGGACTGGTCAAAGATATTTCTGAGATGCCTAAGGGCCTGAAAGAGCATATCCGTTACTCCAAAACCCTGTTTGACATCCAGTCCGATATTTATAAAACCTACCACATGAGCAACCCTCAGGTATTCTATAACCGCGAGGACCAGTGGGAAACCGCCAATCAGTTCTTTGGCTCGTCCAAGGAGGAGGTGCCCATTGACTCGTCCTATACGATTATGAAGCTGCCGGACCGCCAGACTGAGTTTATGCTGACAACGACCTTTACCCCTAGGAACAAGGACAATATGATTGCCTGGCTGGCTGGGGTATCGGACGGGGACGATTATGGACAGCTGCTGCTGTACCAGTTTCCCAAACAGCAGCTGGTTTACGGCCCCATGCAGATCGAGCAGCGGATCGACCAGAATACCACCATATCCCCGCAGCTGACACTGCTGAGCCAGCAGGGCTCCACGGTGCTGCGCGGGAACCTGATGACCATTCCCATCGAAGATGCCATCATCTATGTTGAACCGATTTATATTCAGGCCAGCGCTGGTGAGAATAACCTGCCAGAGGTCAAAAAGGTGATTGTGAGCTACCAGAACGAGATCGTCATGGCAGATTCCCTGAACCAGGCCCTCGGCCAGATTTTTAACTATGACGCAGGCGAAGCGCCGGCATCGGCCAATACCGCTGTTTCTACGGCGACGCCGAACAACAGCACCTCCACAAGCGCGGCGGATCTTTCGATCCGGGCAAACCAGCTGTTTCAGGAAGCCCAGAACGCGCAGAAATCAGGCGACTGGGCTGGCTACGGCAGTAAGCTCAATGAGCTTCAGGATGTATTGAACCAGCTGCAGCAGGCAACTGGCGCGTCACAGACACAATAGAAAGATAACGGGCCCCTTCCGACTGGAAGGGGTCTTTTGCTTATCAAAAAATAATATTAAGTTAGCCATATTTAACTGTTCTTTTTGGGAAGAGTATGTTATAATGATTCTAAAGTATAATTATTTTAGAAGGGAGTTGAATTTTTATGCCATCTTTTGGAGATCCATTTGCAGCAAATGTGGAACGAAAAATGACTAAGAAGGAACTGGCTCAGGCCATCCGCCTCGATTTAGCGGGAGAGCTTGAAGCGATTTATTTATACGATGCCCATGCACAGGCGACAGACGATCCTGTCGCTAAAAAGGTGTTAGAGGACATCCGTGATGAAGAAAAGGCCCATATGGGTGAACTGACAACGCTGCTGCGTTATCTGGACCCTGTGGAGGCTGAGTTGTTTGAGGAAGGTGCTGAGGAAGTTCACGAAATGCTGGAAGAGCTCGGTATTGAATCGGGCAGCAGTGAAGCCCAGACAGCAGAAGGCCCGACAGTCGGCAGCCTGATTGAAGATTAGGAGGGGGCGTATGGATTATTTATCAAGAGAAGCCGCGCCCTTTGGCGACGCCCTTTGGGAACAGATTGACACGACCATTGTCGAGACATTGAAGAAGTATCTGGTCGGCCGCCGATTCCTGCCGCTTTACGGTCCCCTTGGCCCAGGCGCCCAGTCAGTTGCAGTTGACAGCAGTGACAAGGATGAAAACTTTGAGGACGGTGTGGTGCAGACCACAGGACGAAAATTTGTGGAGCTGGTACAGCTGTATGAGGACTTTCCGTTATTCTGGAGAGACCTGGAAGCCAGCGAGAGAACCGGCGTGCCGATAGATCTTTCCGCAGCGGCCCGCGCGGCACAGGCCAGCGCAAAGGCTGAGGATCAACTGATTTTCTTTGGTAATAAAGCGCTGGGCGCAGACGGTCTGCTGACCGTACCCGGCAGAAATACCATTAAGATGGACGACTGGGCAGAAGGACAGAACGCTTTTGCCAATGTCGCCGCCGGCGCTTCCATGCTGGTGGAAAAGGATATGCTCGGCCGTCTTGCTCTGGTCATGGGGCCAGATCTCTTTTTTAAGCTTCAGCGGATTCAGCCGGGAACCGGCGTCATGGAAATTGACCGTATCAAGAGCCTGCTGGATGGGCGGATTTACCGTTCAAACGCATTGGCCGGAAAAGCCGTTCTGGTCTGTGCCGAAGCCCAGTACATGGATTTGGCAGTCGGCCAGGATCTGGCCGCGGCCTACTTAGAGCTGGTTAACCTGAACCACTATTTCAGAATTCTCGAAACTGCGGCGCTTCGCATTAAGAACAGTGAAGCCATCGTTGTATTTGAATAAAGAGTAATCTCATAAGCGCTTTTTTCCCTGTATTTGGGAAGGAAGCGCTTTATTTTATTAAACCGTTGCCTTTTATAAGAAAGCATAATATAATGAAAGCACCACATAATTAAATGGAGAGTAATATGATAAGGTTTGAATTGAGTAAGAAAGCATCGGATAAAATCAGGAGGATTGCCGCCCATATTCTGGTGGTACAGGAGGAGCGGTGCCCGGTCGTTAAAACACAGATGAAGCTTGCCATGAGAGATCCTCAGTTTGCCGGACTTGTCGCCCAGTGCCGGGACAGCCAGGCCACGTTTGCAGAGCGGGATGCGGCGTGGGAAAAGCTGATGGAGCTGCTGCCATCCAAACGGCTGGATTTTGACAGCATGCGTCAGGATGCCTTGTCCTATTATGGTGATGACTCGGACGAGGTTGAGCATGGTATGGTATTTGAGGTGGTGCGGGAAACCTACGACCTGATGACCCGCTGCCTGTACGACGATGTGGACTTTGATACAGAATCCTATAATATTACAGATATCGGGCCTTTGGGACGCTGCCTTTCCGATGGCTTTCATCACTTTTACTGCAATGTGGTATTTGGCGAAATAGAGGC
The DNA window shown above is from Eubacterium limosum and carries:
- a CDS encoding demethoxyubiquinone hydroxylase family protein produces the protein MPSFGDPFAANVERKMTKKELAQAIRLDLAGELEAIYLYDAHAQATDDPVAKKVLEDIRDEEKAHMGELTTLLRYLDPVEAELFEEGAEEVHEMLEELGIESGSSEAQTAEGPTVGSLIED
- a CDS encoding UPF0182 family protein, with the protein product MKKGKKAFWTVVVAVVVVLAILLSLNHFYVDYLWFSEMGYLNVFFKELVTKAQIGAPVFVVLLVLLFFYLKFLKKISERYLGITQAVRTKREKTIGAVLSVVAAAVITGFIANSLWSEILQFTNATDFGSTDPLFGKDLSFYFFTLPLLKGAYGVVMTCFFGMVILTLLYTVFVMYREKDFRIQTAQSMDDFKSGAKDIFTTFLTLASKQIGVFLGIFFLLLAFSSFISRYEMLYGGTGMVYGAGASDITIGMKVLYVKIALCLVLAVTSVIAGFRKNYKMMVAGPVLLIIVALLGGVGQAAYEYLSVVPNQYTKEAPYIEKNIASTQKAYGLDKVTIKDFSPTQSITAQDIQENEATISNIPINDQKPTKDMYNSLQGIRNYYKFYDVDVDRYFVDGKYTQVFLGTREMENSALPDDAKTWVNQHLKYTHGFGVAMSPVNKTNSVGQPELIVKDIPPVTDTQSLEIEQPRVYFGEGDYKYVVTNAANPEFDYPEGDDNKETYYEGTGGIKLSLLNRLSFALYYGSPEMLLTSEITSDSKILINRNVMDRVSKLAPFLEYDNKPYMALADGKQYWIVDGFTTSSKYPYAQPYDKTTGKNYIKNPVKVVVDAYNGDVTFYKVDDEPVLETYSKIFPGLVKDISEMPKGLKEHIRYSKTLFDIQSDIYKTYHMSNPQVFYNREDQWETANQFFGSSKEEVPIDSSYTIMKLPDRQTEFMLTTTFTPRNKDNMIAWLAGVSDGDDYGQLLLYQFPKQQLVYGPMQIEQRIDQNTTISPQLTLLSQQGSTVLRGNLMTIPIEDAIIYVEPIYIQASAGENNLPEVKKVIVSYQNEIVMADSLNQALGQIFNYDAGEAPASANTAVSTATPNNSTSTSAADLSIRANQLFQEAQNAQKSGDWAGYGSKLNELQDVLNQLQQATGASQTQ
- a CDS encoding family 1 encapsulin nanocompartment shell protein, encoding MDYLSREAAPFGDALWEQIDTTIVETLKKYLVGRRFLPLYGPLGPGAQSVAVDSSDKDENFEDGVVQTTGRKFVELVQLYEDFPLFWRDLEASERTGVPIDLSAAARAAQASAKAEDQLIFFGNKALGADGLLTVPGRNTIKMDDWAEGQNAFANVAAGASMLVEKDMLGRLALVMGPDLFFKLQRIQPGTGVMEIDRIKSLLDGRIYRSNALAGKAVLVCAEAQYMDLAVGQDLAAAYLELVNLNHYFRILETAALRIKNSEAIVVFE
- a CDS encoding MATE family efflux transporter produces the protein MDNEKNTELGTMPVGRLMFKLALPAIVAQVINALYNIVDRMYIGHIEGVGPMALTGVGITFPIIMLITAFAAMIGMGGAPLAAIHLGEKNRDSAEGILGNAATLLLILSVVLTAFFLIFQRPLLMAFGASENTIEHALQYMTIYLCGTIFVMATLGLNSFINTQGFAKTGMLTVLIGAVLNIILDPVFIFVFGMGVRGAALATILSQAVSAIWVCRFLIGKKTTIKIKPSRMRLKKEYVVGIISLGISPFIMQSTESLLNITLNASLQFYGGDLAVGAMTIIGSISQLGLMPLMGLTQGGQPIISYNYGARNYDRVRKAYHLMIAASFTLSMIIWAIVEFFPEVVIAIFTTDPQLSSLTVWAIRIFMMCIGIMGLQTGCQQTFLSLGQAKVSVFLAMLRKLILLIPLILIIPRVTGLGMTGVFLAQPIADFIAVVSTVAVFAVKIRKIIPRPAKTA